Proteins found in one Colletes latitarsis isolate SP2378_abdomen chromosome 8, iyColLati1, whole genome shotgun sequence genomic segment:
- the LOC143344669 gene encoding uncharacterized protein BRD3OS isoform X2, producing the protein MTERYEPPEARVALTKEEIHNRYQDTALVIFKEQQNKGETVNYLTFGTSRRTMEYSSYGNQPVIVRRPAGSLAVQNTEDLSSQILRIYRKPRDSCVIN; encoded by the exons ATGACGGAGCGTTATGAACCGCCTGAAGCGAGAGTTGCACTGACCAAGGAAGAGATTCATAATCGATACCAAGACACGGCCCTGGTCATATTCAAA GAACAACAAAATAAAGGGGAAACCGTTAACTACCTGACTTTTGGTACCAGTCGAAGGACCATGGAATATAGTAGCTATGGAAATCAACCCGTTATTGTACGAAGACCGGCCGGATCGTTGGCGGTTCAAAACACCGAAGACTTGTCTTCGCAGATATTAAGGATATACAGAAAGCCTCGGGACAGTTGTGTAATAAATTAA
- the LOC143344669 gene encoding uncharacterized protein LOC143344669 isoform X1, whose translation MTERYEPPEARVALTKEEIHNRYQDTALVIFKVNEQQNKGETVNYLTFGTSRRTMEYSSYGNQPVIVRRPAGSLAVQNTEDLSSQILRIYRKPRDSCVIN comes from the exons ATGACGGAGCGTTATGAACCGCCTGAAGCGAGAGTTGCACTGACCAAGGAAGAGATTCATAATCGATACCAAGACACGGCCCTGGTCATATTCAAAGTAAAC GAACAACAAAATAAAGGGGAAACCGTTAACTACCTGACTTTTGGTACCAGTCGAAGGACCATGGAATATAGTAGCTATGGAAATCAACCCGTTATTGTACGAAGACCGGCCGGATCGTTGGCGGTTCAAAACACCGAAGACTTGTCTTCGCAGATATTAAGGATATACAGAAAGCCTCGGGACAGTTGTGTAATAAATTAA
- the Atg5 gene encoding autophagy protein 5 encodes MANDREVLREIWDGKIPVCFTLDSEEICELQGPDPFYLMVPRLSYFPLCTDKVRKHFIRHVQSDTKQEHEMWLEFNGIPLKWHYPIGVLMDIYSNDIQLPWNIVVHFERFPENVLMHCQNKEAAESYFLSCIKEADVLKHRSQVVSSMQKKDHNQLWSGLLNDKFDQFWSVNRKLMEASNSEEGFKYIPFRCYTSEDKYIQKLVKPINEEGQRKTLRHLLNEVFPNQEKITVLTHGIVPPLETPLQWMSEHLSYPDNFLHLVLVS; translated from the exons ATGGCAAATGACAGGGAGGTGCTCAGAGAAATTTGGGATGGCAAAATTCCCGTTTGTTTTACACTTGATTCCGAGGAAATTTGCGAATTGCAAGGACCCGATCCGTTTTATCTAATGGTACCTAGGTTAAGTTATTTTCCACTCTGCACAGACAAG GTACGAAAGCATTTTATACGACATGTGCAAAGCGACACTAAACAGGAACACGAAATGTGGCTAGAATTCAATGGAATTCCCCTAAAATGGCATTATCCGATCGGTGTACTCATGGATATTTATTCTAACGACATTCAGTTACCATGGAACATTGTTGTTCACTTTGAAAGGTTCCCAGAAAATGTATTGATGCATTGtcaaaacaa AGAGGCAGCAGAGTCCTATTTCCTCTCCTGTATAAAAGAAGCTGATGTATTGAAGCACAGAAGTCAAGTTGTGTCCAGTATGCAAAAGAAAGATCACAATCAGCTGTGGTCTGGTTTGCTCAATGACAAATTCGATCAGTTTTGGTCTGTGAATCGAAAACTTATGGAGGCCAGCAACAGCGAAGAAGGTTTCAAATATATACCATTTAGATGTTACACAAGCGAGGACAAATATATTCAGAAACTTGTGAAACCTATCAACGAAGAGGGTCAGAGGAAAACACTAAGGCATTTATTGAACGAAGtgtttccaaaccaggaaaaga tcACTGTGCTCACCCATGGCATAGTTCCACCTTTGGAAACGCCGCTTCAGTGGATGTCTGAACATTTGAGCTACCCTGACAATTTTCTGCATTTAGTTCTGGTGTCATAA
- the LOC143344334 gene encoding uncharacterized protein LOC143344334, which yields MLRVHANMADITEQKGGMLDSQMEIKVEQPPIQCYVEEEHENGFPGFDNGTMPSSAALNLWTSKATACLISQYKKYRSMVGQSTQIRSLREMFEMISHQMQNYGFYFSPQKCENKWRVLERKYKNLVFRKRLKKPGRMRHYGHWEHKRALDEIFNEKNRHMYFEENDMSPTEAAKYAFILPKPATEEQQSNTIDRQQLEDPLAAAAPNYSSNNKNDESDLKETWTMLVERFLDEMSKNFAIAEKNKEKRHKEEMAMRQNELEVQKRLLKLKEQKLELQKSQIIAAAQHLHLNM from the exons ATGTTACGAGTGCACGCTAATATGGCAGATATTACGGAGCAGAAAG GGGGAATGCTCGACTCACAAATGGAAATCAAGGTGGAACAACCGCCGATACAGTGTTACGTCgaggaagaacacgaaaatggtTTTCCCGGTTTCGACAATGGCACGATGCCGTCCAGTGCCGCTTTGAATTTATGGACCAGCAAAGCCACTGCTTGCCTCATTAgccaatataaaaaatatcgatcaaTGGTGGGGCAATCGACGCAGATCAGAAGCCTGCGCGAAATGTTCGAGATGATTTCGCACCAAATGCAAAACTACGGGTTCTACTTCAGTCCGCAGAAATGCGAAAACAAATGGCGCGTACTCGAGCGTAAGTATAAGAATCTTGTGTTCCGCAAACGCTTGAAGAAGCCCGGTAGAATGAGGCATTACGGTCACTGGGAGCACAAAAGAGCACTGGacgaaatttttaacgaaaagaACAGGCATATGTATTTCGAAGAGAACGATATGTCGCCAACTGAGGCCGCTAAGTACGCGTTCATTTTACCGAAACCGGCGACCGAGGAGCAACAAAGCAACACCATCGATCGTCAGCAACTGGAAGACCCTCTCGCGGCAGCTGCACCGAATTACTCGTCGAACAATAAAAACGACGAGTCGGACTTGAAGGAAACATGGACCATGCTTGTCGAGAGATTTCTCGACGAAATGTCCAAGAACTTCGCGATCGCGGAAAAGAACAAAGAGAAAAGGCACAAAGAGGAAATGGCAATGAGGCAGAATGAGTTGGAGGTTCAGAAAAGGCTTTTAAAGTTGAAGGAGCAAAAACTAGAGTTACAAAAGAGTCAAATTATCGCCGCTGCTCAGCATCTCCATTTGAACATGTAA